One Acidobacteriota bacterium genomic window carries:
- a CDS encoding fibronectin type III domain-containing protein, with amino-acid sequence MNRLKTLTLASTLILCAGLVWITQTHASANSFSRLVALLVNWTAGPSLPAARSGAASVLLPDGRIVTVGGTAANPLSVVALTPGAAAWAAAPALQNARFAPGAAADAAGRITIIGGRGSNNRAMKEVISYDPNTGNSQGLRSLTAARYQFAYTTASLGTYAIGGRDDAGPLASVERLGADGRWVTLAPLPEARYGFAAASDGGDHVYTFGGITAAATATATVNRYTVSTNTWDTVSPMLAATQNSAAVLGANGFIYVVGGSNGATAQATVQIYNLATDTWTFGPALPAPVSSANVVINVPNQFGQLVVIGGVDAANNNTAAVSLSPQVDAPPASIFFNGSTLATAGVAYSASVFTTGGNPLPNYLLVSAPVGMTIDGNTSAISWTPALDQIGTQTGTVRAFNTSGSLDQSFTINVAPPAPTGLTISNITANSATVSWNPLPAEIGVTSYTLVERFCSGRGGCSFPPVTGPLSDTTVTISGLVAGGGHTYAVRATVNGVTSGLSATASFVTLQPAPPTNVVVAGLTQNTITLAWTPPANSAVPVVGYRIFEFIAGVGQIVTLDNITGTSGTVGGFLTNSTHLLYVASFDANGNQSQITGPFSVTTLSPPVVFHNPAFPKPVGGGFYAESVAAVLDGQLTLVSAEAHSTAPVNFVIGGSGLPAPTFSLVGAPAGMAIDAVTGVVTWNPVAGVTPGTYTATARGTNSEGFSDLTFSYTVYPSGSDVLSPVAVQNFAATVTNITRTSATITWPATTDNVGVTGYRVYLVTPIIVCPRTGCPPLPVVAPVATVNGVTTSVNLTTLLRNTGYSFWIEAFDAAGNTSAILPGIQRSFTTLN; translated from the coding sequence ATGAACAGGCTAAAAACCCTAACGCTCGCCAGCACACTGATCCTTTGCGCGGGCTTAGTTTGGATTACGCAAACGCATGCCAGCGCCAACAGCTTTTCCAGGCTCGTGGCATTGTTGGTCAACTGGACGGCGGGGCCGAGTTTGCCTGCCGCGCGTAGCGGCGCCGCGTCAGTCCTTTTGCCGGACGGTCGCATTGTGACGGTGGGCGGTACGGCGGCGAATCCGTTGTCCGTTGTTGCGTTGACGCCTGGCGCGGCAGCTTGGGCAGCGGCTCCAGCCCTGCAAAATGCGCGGTTCGCGCCCGGGGCGGCGGCGGACGCGGCGGGGCGCATCACCATCATCGGCGGACGCGGCAGCAATAACCGCGCGATGAAAGAAGTCATCAGCTACGATCCCAACACGGGCAATTCGCAAGGGCTGCGCAGCCTGACGGCGGCGCGCTATCAGTTTGCTTATACGACCGCCTCGCTGGGCACTTACGCCATTGGCGGACGCGACGACGCAGGGCCGCTGGCTTCGGTTGAACGGCTGGGCGCGGATGGCCGCTGGGTCACGCTCGCGCCGTTGCCAGAGGCGCGTTACGGCTTCGCCGCTGCCTCGGATGGCGGCGATCACGTCTACACCTTTGGCGGTATCACGGCGGCGGCGACGGCGACGGCGACGGTCAATCGTTACACGGTCAGCACCAATACCTGGGACACGGTCTCGCCTATGCTGGCGGCGACGCAAAACAGCGCGGCGGTGCTGGGTGCGAACGGGTTTATTTATGTTGTGGGCGGCTCCAATGGCGCTACGGCCCAAGCGACCGTGCAGATTTACAACCTCGCCACCGACACCTGGACGTTTGGCCCGGCCTTGCCCGCGCCGGTCAGTTCCGCGAACGTCGTTATAAACGTGCCCAATCAGTTCGGGCAGTTGGTGGTCATCGGCGGCGTGGATGCGGCGAATAACAACACCGCAGCGGTTTCGCTGAGTCCGCAAGTGGATGCGCCGCCAGCCTCGATCTTCTTTAATGGCAGCACGCTTGCCACGGCTGGCGTGGCTTATAGCGCTTCTGTTTTCACCACTGGTGGCAATCCCTTGCCCAACTACTTATTGGTTAGCGCGCCGGTGGGCATGACGATTGACGGGAATACCAGTGCGATTTCGTGGACGCCCGCGCTGGACCAGATCGGTACGCAAACTGGCACGGTGCGCGCTTTCAACACGTCGGGCAGCCTGGATCAAAGCTTCACGATTAACGTTGCGCCACCCGCTCCGACGGGCTTGACTATCTCGAACATCACGGCCAACAGCGCCACGGTGAGTTGGAACCCGTTGCCAGCGGAGATCGGTGTGACGAGCTACACCTTGGTGGAACGTTTTTGCAGCGGCCGTGGCGGTTGTAGTTTCCCTCCGGTCACTGGCCCGCTGAGTGACACGACCGTCACCATCTCTGGCCTGGTTGCTGGCGGCGGTCATACCTATGCCGTGCGGGCGACGGTCAACGGAGTCACGTCGGGCCTGTCCGCGACCGCCTCGTTTGTGACTTTGCAACCCGCGCCGCCGACCAATGTCGTGGTCGCCGGGCTGACGCAAAACACCATCACCTTGGCGTGGACGCCGCCAGCAAACAGCGCCGTGCCGGTGGTGGGTTATCGCATCTTCGAATTCATCGCTGGGGTTGGACAGATCGTGACGCTCGATAACATCACGGGCACCTCTGGCACGGTGGGGGGCTTTTTGACGAATTCGACGCACCTGCTTTATGTGGCTTCCTTCGATGCCAACGGGAATCAGTCGCAGATCACGGGGCCGTTTTCCGTCACGACCTTGTCGCCGCCCGTGGTCTTCCATAACCCGGCGTTTCCGAAACCGGTCGGCGGCGGCTTTTACGCCGAATCCGTGGCGGCAGTGCTGGACGGCCAGTTGACGCTGGTTTCGGCAGAGGCGCATTCGACCGCGCCCGTGAATTTTGTCATCGGCGGTTCTGGGTTGCCCGCGCCGACCTTCTCGCTCGTGGGAGCGCCCGCCGGGATGGCGATTGATGCTGTGACCGGTGTCGTGACGTGGAATCCGGTGGCGGGCGTAACGCCCGGCACGTATACCGCCACGGCGCGCGGCACGAATAGCGAAGGCTTCAGCGATTTGACCTTTAGTTACACGGTCTATCCGTCCGGGTCGGATGTGTTGTCACCGGTGGCCGTGCAAAACTTCGCCGCGACAGTGACGAACATCACGCGCACGAGTGCGACCATCACGTGGCCCGCCACGACCGACAATGTCGGCGTCACCGGGTATCGCGTCTATCTGGTCACGCCCATCATTGTTTGCCCGCGCACCGGCTGTCCGCCGCTGCCGGTGGTAGCGCCCGTCGCCACGGTCAATGGTGTGACCACCAGCGTCAACTTGACCACCCTGCTCCGCAACACCGGCTATAGTTTCTGGATCGAAGCGTTCGATGCGGCGGGCAACACCTCGGCGATCCTGCCGGGCATACAGCGCAGCTTTACGACGTTAAACTAA